A genomic region of [Eubacterium] eligens ATCC 27750 contains the following coding sequences:
- the dnaA gene encoding chromosomal replication initiator protein DnaA, which produces MEELDILIEKWDFILQTFKKEYDIQDISFKTWIKPLKIYSLEGNVITLISSEGEMGTVYIERKYLKFIEISICEVMNKEYSVRLISVEEKKEEDLKKKISSVSANNNNVATQNLNPNYTFDTFVVGTNNNLAHAASLAVAETPGQIYNPLFIYGGAGLGKTHLMQAIAHFIIASDPSKKVLYVTSETFTNELIESVKTNKNTEFRNKYRNIDVLLIDDIQFIIGKLSTQEEFFNTFNDLYLLGKQIVISSDRPPKEMETLPDRLRTRFESGLPVDIQIPTYETKMAIINKKSEALGIDFPYEVKDYVATNITSSIRELEGALTKLSAYSKLSHTPLTAEFAENTLKDLISPYSKKEITPELIIEVVAEHFHIKPEDIISHRRSADIAFPRQIAMYLCRQMTQTPLEAIGKAMGNRDHTTVIYGADKIAKETVTNESTKNVVDILIKKLNPS; this is translated from the coding sequence ATGGAAGAATTAGATATTTTAATAGAAAAATGGGATTTTATCCTCCAGACATTTAAAAAAGAATACGATATTCAGGATATTTCTTTTAAAACCTGGATTAAACCCCTTAAGATTTATTCTCTTGAGGGCAATGTAATTACGCTTATTTCTTCTGAAGGAGAAATGGGTACTGTATATATTGAAAGAAAATACCTTAAATTTATTGAAATTTCAATATGTGAAGTTATGAATAAGGAATATTCTGTACGCCTTATTTCAGTAGAAGAAAAAAAAGAAGAGGATCTTAAGAAAAAAATTTCTTCTGTTTCTGCTAATAATAATAACGTAGCAACTCAGAATCTTAATCCTAATTATACATTTGATACATTTGTCGTTGGTACTAACAATAATCTTGCACATGCAGCATCTCTGGCTGTAGCTGAGACTCCGGGACAGATATATAATCCTTTATTTATTTATGGAGGCGCAGGTCTTGGAAAGACACATCTTATGCAGGCTATTGCTCATTTTATTATAGCAAGCGACCCTTCTAAGAAAGTGTTATATGTTACCTCAGAAACATTTACCAACGAACTTATTGAATCGGTTAAAACTAACAAAAATACTGAGTTCAGAAACAAATACCGTAATATTGATGTTCTTCTTATTGATGATATCCAGTTTATCATAGGTAAGCTTTCTACTCAGGAGGAGTTCTTCAACACATTTAATGACCTGTATTTATTAGGAAAACAGATTGTTATATCTTCCGACAGACCTCCTAAGGAAATGGAAACTTTACCAGACAGACTACGTACGAGATTCGAAAGTGGTCTTCCTGTAGATATCCAGATTCCTACATATGAAACTAAGATGGCTATTATTAATAAGAAGTCAGAGGCATTAGGTATTGATTTTCCTTATGAAGTTAAGGATTATGTTGCTACTAATATAACTTCAAGTATCAGGGAACTTGAGGGAGCGCTTACCAAGCTTTCAGCTTATTCTAAGCTTTCCCATACACCACTTACTGCTGAATTTGCAGAGAATACACTTAAAGACCTTATTTCTCCATATTCTAAAAAAGAAATAACACCTGAGCTTATTATTGAAGTAGTAGCTGAACATTTCCACATTAAACCTGAAGATATAATATCTCACAGAAGAAGTGCTGATATTGCATTTCCAAGACAAATTGCCATGTATCTTTGCAGACAGATGACACAGACACCTCTAGAGGCTATTGGCAAGGCTATGGGAAACAGAGATCATACTACTGTAATTTACGGTGCTGACAAGATTGCTAAAGAAACTGTTACTAATGAATCTACCAAGAATGTAGTAGATATCTTAATAAAGAAGCTTAATCCTTCTTAA
- the dnaN gene encoding DNA polymerase III subunit beta, producing MKLVFTKSNLNKAVGIVMKAVPTRTTMNILECILIDATTNEIKFTGNDMELGIETIVEGEIIEKGKVAIDAKLFSEIVRKLPDNDITLTTDSNNNALITCEKSKFNIAGKSGDDFSYLPAIIKDKMITLSQFQLKEVINQTIFSIAINDNNKMMTGELFEVNEGTLKVVGLDGHRIAIRNIKLEGRADDVRVVIPGKTLQEISKILNADAESFVNIYFTNNHVLFEFDQTHVVSRLIEGDYFKISQMLSNDYETKVSINKKEFLDSIDRANLLIREGDKKPIIINILNGLLQVNVNSAIGALNEDIDIDKEGKDIMIGFNPKFLMDALRVIDDENVTIYLVNHKSPCFIRDKEENYIYLILPVNFTA from the coding sequence ATGAAATTAGTATTCACTAAATCCAACTTAAACAAAGCTGTAGGAATAGTAATGAAAGCAGTTCCTACAAGAACTACCATGAATATTCTGGAATGTATTCTTATTGATGCTACTACCAATGAAATAAAATTCACAGGTAATGACATGGAACTTGGAATTGAAACAATAGTAGAAGGTGAGATTATAGAAAAAGGTAAGGTTGCCATAGATGCTAAGCTTTTTTCTGAAATTGTAAGAAAACTTCCTGATAATGATATTACTTTAACTACTGACTCTAATAATAATGCTCTTATTACATGTGAAAAAAGTAAGTTCAATATAGCAGGAAAATCCGGAGATGATTTTTCTTACCTTCCGGCTATTATTAAAGATAAGATGATTACACTTTCCCAGTTCCAGCTTAAGGAAGTTATTAATCAGACAATATTCTCGATTGCTATTAATGATAATAATAAAATGATGACGGGTGAACTTTTTGAAGTAAATGAAGGTACACTTAAGGTTGTAGGTCTTGATGGTCACAGAATTGCTATCCGTAATATTAAGCTCGAAGGAAGAGCTGATGATGTAAGAGTAGTTATTCCAGGTAAGACTCTTCAGGAAATAAGCAAGATTCTTAATGCTGATGCTGAAAGCTTTGTAAATATTTACTTTACTAACAATCATGTATTATTTGAATTTGACCAGACTCATGTTGTTTCAAGACTTATAGAGGGCGATTATTTTAAGATTAGTCAGATGCTTTCTAATGATTATGAAACTAAAGTATCTATTAATAAAAAAGAATTTCTTGATTCTATTGACAGAGCGAATCTTCTTATAAGAGAAGGAGATAAGAAGCCAATTATTATTAATATATTAAATGGTTTATTACAGGTAAATGTTAACTCTGCAATTGGAGCTCTTAACGAAGATATTGATATTGATAAAGAGGGTAAGGATATTATGATTGGTTTTAATCCTAAGTTCCTTATGGATGCATTAAGAGTTATTGATGATGAAAATGTGACTATATATTTAGTTAATCATAAATCACCTTGCTTTATAAGAGACAAGGAAGAAAATTATATTTATCTTATACTTCCTGTTAACTTCACAGCTTAA
- a CDS encoding RNA-binding S4 domain-containing protein translates to MEEIVLRNEFIKLGQAIKAAGLVESGVEAKIVIQDGEVKVNGVVETQRGKKLFGGEVVEYNGSSILIKK, encoded by the coding sequence ATGGAAGAAATAGTTTTAAGAAATGAGTTCATCAAACTTGGACAGGCAATCAAAGCTGCCGGATTAGTTGAATCAGGTGTTGAAGCCAAGATTGTTATTCAGGATGGTGAAGTTAAGGTTAATGGCGTTGTTGAAACACAGCGTGGTAAAAAGCTTTTTGGCGGGGAAGTTGTAGAATACAACGGCTCCAGTATTCTTATTAAAAAATAG
- the recF gene encoding DNA replication/repair protein RecF (All proteins in this family for which functions are known are DNA-binding proteins that assist the filamentation of RecA onto DNA for the initiation of recombination or recombinational repair.) → MIVESVELKDFRNYEFLDMNFNEHVNIIYGDNAQGKTNILESIYMCSTSKSHRGSKDREIVRFGEDESHIKLNVLKHGMKYRIDMHLKKNKTKGIAVNGIPIKKAVELFGIINIVFFSPEDLNIIKNGPSERRRFMDMELSQLDKIYLSNLVNYNKVLNQRNKLLKDIAFSPSEQLMQTLDIWDMQLVKYGSLIIKGRKSFIEKINTIISDIHSRLTGGIENIKVCYVPDVDVNDFEEEVRNSRQKDIKYKVTGKGPHKDDLIFLINDNDVRKYGSQGQQRTAALSLKLSEIELVKLVIKDTPVLLLDDVLSELDSNRQNFLINSIGDIQTIVTCTGLEEFINNRMNINKIFKVTDGHVVNEN, encoded by the coding sequence GTGATAGTCGAATCTGTTGAGTTAAAGGATTTCAGAAATTATGAATTTCTGGATATGAATTTCAATGAGCATGTAAACATAATATATGGTGACAATGCCCAGGGAAAGACTAACATATTAGAATCAATATATATGTGTTCAACTTCTAAGTCACATCGTGGCAGTAAAGACAGAGAAATAGTCAGATTTGGGGAAGATGAATCGCATATTAAACTAAATGTCTTAAAGCATGGTATGAAATACCGCATAGACATGCACCTTAAGAAGAATAAAACCAAGGGTATAGCAGTTAATGGCATTCCTATAAAAAAAGCTGTTGAACTTTTTGGAATTATTAATATTGTTTTCTTTTCTCCGGAAGATCTTAATATTATAAAAAACGGTCCTTCAGAGAGAAGAAGATTTATGGATATGGAACTTAGCCAGCTTGATAAGATATATCTTAGTAACCTTGTTAATTACAATAAAGTACTTAATCAGAGAAACAAGCTTCTTAAAGATATAGCATTTTCACCATCAGAACAGCTGATGCAGACTCTTGATATATGGGACATGCAGCTTGTTAAGTATGGAAGCCTTATTATTAAAGGCAGAAAAAGTTTCATAGAAAAGATTAACACAATAATCAGTGATATTCATTCCAGACTTACTGGTGGTATTGAGAATATTAAAGTATGTTATGTTCCTGATGTTGATGTAAATGATTTTGAAGAAGAAGTAAGAAATTCAAGACAAAAGGATATTAAATACAAGGTTACAGGCAAAGGTCCTCACAAGGATGATCTTATATTTTTAATCAATGACAATGATGTGAGAAAATATGGTTCACAGGGACAACAAAGAACAGCTGCACTTTCACTTAAATTATCTGAGATTGAACTTGTGAAACTTGTAATTAAAGATACTCCGGTACTTCTTCTTGATGATGTTTTGTCTGAGTTAGACAGTAACAGACAGAATTTTCTGATAAACAGCATTGGAGATATACAAACGATTGTTACATGCACCGGACTTGAAGAATTTATTAATAACAGAATGAATATCAACAAAATATTTAAAGTAACAGATGGTCATGTAGTTAATGAGAATTAA
- the gyrB gene encoding DNA topoisomerase (ATP-hydrolyzing) subunit B: MADQNAEKNYGGDQIQVLEGLEAVRKRPGMYIGSTSGRGLHHLVYEIVDNAIDEALAGFCTHIEVMINKDNSITVIDNGRGVPVDINHKTGRPAIEVVYTVLHAGGKFGGGGYKVSGGLHGVGASVVNALSEWLEVQVKRNGHIYQQRYERGKICYDLKIVGDCDIEDTGTQVTFLPDSEIFQETTVFEFDILMHRLREMAFLTKGIKITLTDLREGLEQQKVFHYEGGIKEFVQYLNKSKEPLYSQIIYCEGVKDNVQVEVAFQHNDGYNEVVDSFVNNIKTPEGGTHLTGFRNSLTKTFNDYARKNKILKDSDQGLSGDDIREGLTAIVSVKIEDPQFEGQTKQKLGNTVARGAVDSIVSEQLTYFLEQNPAVAKSICEKSLLAQRAREAARKARDLTRRKTALESTSLPGKLADCSDKDPKNCEIYIVEGDSAGGSAKTARSRATQAILPLRGKILNVEKARLDRILGNAEIKAMITAFGTGIHEDFDISKLRYHKIIIMTDADVDGAHIATLLLTFLYRFMPDLIREGHVYLAQPPLYKVEKNKKVWYAYNDDELNAIMTEIGRDQNNKVQRYKGLGEMDAEQLWETTMDPHKRVLLRVNMNEDDDSELDVTFSTLMGDKVEPRRDFIEANAKFVKNLDI, translated from the coding sequence GTGGCAGATCAGAATGCAGAGAAGAATTATGGTGGAGACCAGATTCAGGTACTCGAAGGTCTTGAAGCTGTAAGAAAAAGACCTGGTATGTATATTGGAAGTACATCAGGAAGAGGACTTCATCATCTTGTGTATGAGATAGTTGATAATGCAATTGACGAAGCTTTAGCAGGTTTTTGTACACATATTGAGGTTATGATTAATAAAGATAACTCTATCACTGTAATTGATAATGGTAGAGGTGTACCTGTTGATATTAATCATAAGACAGGAAGACCTGCCATTGAAGTTGTATATACCGTTCTTCATGCCGGAGGTAAATTCGGTGGTGGAGGATATAAGGTGTCAGGAGGACTTCACGGTGTTGGTGCATCTGTAGTTAATGCTTTGTCTGAATGGCTTGAAGTTCAGGTAAAGAGAAATGGACACATTTATCAGCAGAGATACGAAAGAGGAAAGATATGTTATGACCTTAAGATAGTAGGTGACTGCGATATTGAGGATACAGGAACTCAGGTTACTTTTCTTCCTGATTCGGAGATTTTTCAGGAAACAACTGTATTTGAATTTGATATTCTTATGCACAGATTAAGAGAAATGGCATTTCTTACTAAGGGAATCAAGATTACTCTTACAGATTTAAGAGAAGGTCTTGAGCAGCAGAAAGTATTCCATTATGAAGGTGGTATAAAGGAATTTGTACAGTATCTTAATAAGAGTAAAGAACCTTTATACAGCCAGATTATTTATTGTGAAGGTGTGAAAGACAATGTTCAGGTTGAAGTAGCATTCCAGCATAATGATGGATACAATGAGGTTGTCGATTCATTTGTTAATAATATTAAGACACCTGAAGGTGGTACACATCTGACTGGTTTCAGAAATTCACTGACTAAGACTTTTAATGATTATGCAAGAAAGAATAAGATTCTTAAGGATAGTGATCAGGGACTTTCAGGTGATGATATAAGAGAAGGTCTTACAGCAATTGTATCTGTTAAGATTGAAGATCCACAGTTTGAAGGACAGACCAAGCAGAAGCTTGGTAATACAGTTGCAAGGGGAGCAGTTGACAGTATAGTAAGTGAACAGCTTACTTACTTCCTTGAGCAAAATCCTGCAGTTGCAAAATCTATATGTGAAAAATCGTTGCTTGCACAGCGTGCGAGAGAAGCTGCAAGAAAAGCAAGAGACTTAACAAGAAGAAAGACTGCACTTGAAAGCACTTCACTTCCTGGTAAGTTAGCTGACTGTTCAGATAAAGACCCTAAGAACTGTGAGATATATATTGTTGAGGGAGATTCAGCTGGTGGTTCAGCTAAGACTGCAAGAAGCCGTGCAACACAGGCTATCCTTCCACTTCGTGGTAAAATTCTTAACGTTGAGAAAGCAAGACTTGACAGAATACTTGGTAATGCAGAGATTAAAGCGATGATTACTGCATTTGGTACAGGCATTCATGAAGATTTTGATATAAGCAAGCTTCGTTATCATAAGATTATTATTATGACAGATGCCGATGTAGATGGTGCACATATTGCTACACTTCTACTTACATTCCTGTACAGATTCATGCCTGATCTTATAAGAGAAGGCCATGTATATCTTGCACAGCCACCACTTTATAAAGTTGAGAAGAATAAAAAAGTGTGGTATGCCTATAATGATGATGAGCTTAATGCAATCATGACTGAGATTGGAAGAGACCAGAATAATAAAGTCCAGCGTTATAAGGGACTTGGTGAGATGGACGCAGAGCAGTTATGGGAAACAACAATGGACCCACACAAGAGAGTATTATTAAGAGTTAATATGAATGAAGATGATGATTCAGAACTTGATGTAACATTCTCAACACTTATGGGTGACAAGGTAGAGCCAAGAAGAGATTTCATAGAAGCAAATGCTAAGTTTGTAAAGAATTTGGATATCTAA
- the gyrA gene encoding DNA gyrase subunit A, with translation MDEHIFDKVQEVDMQKTMENYYIDYAMSVIASRALPDVRDGLKPVQRRILYSMIELNNGPDKPHRKCARIVGDTMGKYHPHGDSSIYEALVKLAQDFNTRYPLVDGHGNFGSVDGDGAAAMRYTEARLSKISMEMTRDLNKDTVDFIPNFDETEKEPTVLPSRYPNLLCNGTSGIAVGMATNIPPHNLREVIGAVVKMIDNKVEEDRDTTIEEILDIVKGPDFPTGGTIIGKLGIEEAYRTGRAKIKVRAVTNIEPMNNGKNRIVVTELPYMVNKAKLIEKIAELVRDKKIDGITDLRDESDREGMRIAIELRRDVNPNIVLNQLYKHTQLQDTFGVIMLALVDNQPKVLNLYDMLKYYLLHQEEVVTRRTKFDLNKAEERAHILEGLMIALDNIDRVISIIRGSANVQIAKESLIAEFALSEAQAQAIVDMRLRALTGLERSKLEAELKELHEKIKEYKAILADKKLLLGVIKNEISEIADKYGDDRRTSIGYDEYDISMEDLIPDEPCVIARTNLGYVKRMTPDNFKSQHRGGKGIKGMQTIDDDYIKDLFMTTSHHVLTFFTNTGRAYKLKAYEIPEASRTSRGTAIINLLQLAPGETITAVVPVKIDTLQDTDYLFMATKKGIVKKTPVKEFANIRKTGIQAINLREDDELIEVKLTDDQAEILMVTMLGQCIRFKETDVRPTGRSAMGVIGMSLMDEDEVVGVQVSTQGDTMLIVSENGMGKRTDIDEYTVQHRGGKGVKCYKITEKTGNVVGAKAVDDSREVMLITTEGIIIRLQCSDISNLGRITSGVKLINLDEGIKVATIAKVRKQPADEDGKDAEGFEEDTDKTVESED, from the coding sequence ATGGATGAACATATCTTTGATAAAGTTCAAGAAGTCGATATGCAGAAAACTATGGAAAACTATTATATAGATTATGCCATGAGTGTTATCGCTTCCAGAGCACTTCCGGATGTAAGAGATGGTCTTAAGCCGGTACAGAGAAGAATTCTATATTCAATGATAGAACTTAACAACGGTCCTGATAAGCCACATAGAAAATGTGCCCGTATCGTTGGTGATACAATGGGTAAATATCACCCACATGGTGATTCATCAATTTATGAGGCATTAGTAAAGCTGGCTCAGGATTTTAATACAAGATATCCACTTGTTGACGGACATGGTAACTTTGGTTCAGTCGATGGTGATGGTGCCGCAGCCATGCGATATACAGAGGCGAGACTCAGCAAGATATCTATGGAGATGACAAGAGATCTTAACAAAGATACTGTAGATTTCATACCTAACTTTGATGAAACAGAAAAAGAACCTACAGTACTTCCATCAAGATATCCTAACTTGTTATGTAATGGTACATCAGGTATTGCTGTAGGTATGGCAACTAATATTCCACCTCATAACTTAAGAGAAGTTATAGGTGCTGTTGTAAAGATGATTGACAATAAGGTGGAAGAAGACAGAGACACAACAATTGAGGAAATCCTTGATATAGTTAAAGGTCCTGATTTCCCTACAGGTGGAACAATCATCGGCAAGTTGGGAATTGAAGAGGCTTACCGTACAGGAAGAGCCAAGATAAAGGTAAGAGCTGTAACTAATATTGAGCCAATGAATAATGGCAAGAACAGAATTGTAGTTACAGAACTTCCATACATGGTTAATAAAGCAAAGCTTATCGAGAAAATAGCAGAGCTTGTAAGAGATAAGAAGATTGATGGAATCACAGATTTAAGAGATGAATCTGACAGAGAGGGTATGAGAATTGCCATTGAGTTAAGAAGAGATGTCAATCCTAACATAGTACTTAACCAGTTATACAAACACACGCAGTTACAGGATACATTTGGTGTAATCATGCTTGCATTAGTAGATAATCAGCCAAAGGTGCTTAACCTGTATGACATGTTAAAGTATTACCTTCTTCATCAGGAAGAAGTCGTTACAAGAAGAACAAAGTTTGATCTTAATAAGGCAGAAGAAAGAGCCCACATTTTAGAGGGCTTAATGATTGCTTTAGATAATATAGACAGAGTTATATCAATAATCAGAGGTTCTGCAAATGTACAGATTGCCAAGGAAAGCTTAATAGCTGAATTTGCACTTTCAGAAGCACAGGCTCAGGCTATCGTAGATATGCGTCTGAGAGCTCTGACCGGTCTGGAAAGAAGCAAGCTTGAAGCTGAATTGAAGGAACTTCATGAAAAGATTAAAGAATACAAGGCAATTCTTGCAGATAAAAAGTTACTTCTTGGAGTTATCAAGAATGAAATTTCAGAGATAGCAGACAAGTATGGTGATGACAGAAGAACTTCTATCGGATATGATGAATACGATATTTCAATGGAAGACCTTATTCCAGATGAACCATGTGTTATTGCAAGAACTAACTTGGGTTATGTAAAGAGAATGACACCTGATAACTTTAAGAGCCAGCATCGTGGGGGTAAGGGAATAAAGGGAATGCAGACAATTGATGATGATTATATCAAAGATTTATTCATGACAACATCACATCATGTACTTACATTCTTTACTAACACAGGACGAGCTTATAAGTTAAAGGCTTATGAAATTCCTGAAGCATCAAGAACTTCAAGAGGAACTGCAATAATTAATCTTTTACAGTTAGCACCGGGAGAGACAATCACAGCAGTAGTTCCTGTTAAGATTGATACACTGCAGGATACAGATTACCTGTTTATGGCAACTAAGAAGGGTATCGTTAAAAAGACACCTGTTAAAGAATTTGCCAATATAAGAAAGACAGGAATCCAGGCAATTAATTTAAGAGAAGATGATGAACTTATAGAAGTTAAACTTACAGATGACCAGGCAGAGATTCTTATGGTAACAATGCTTGGACAGTGTATAAGATTTAAAGAAACAGATGTAAGACCTACGGGACGTTCAGCAATGGGTGTTATAGGTATGAGTCTTATGGATGAGGATGAAGTTGTTGGTGTTCAGGTAAGTACCCAGGGAGATACTATGCTTATAGTTTCTGAAAATGGTATGGGTAAGAGAACAGACATTGACGAGTATACAGTTCAGCATCGTGGTGGTAAAGGTGTCAAATGTTACAAGATAACAGAAAAGACAGGTAATGTCGTAGGAGCTAAGGCTGTAGATGATTCAAGAGAAGTAATGCTTATTACAACAGAAGGAATTATAATCAGACTTCAGTGTTCAGATATATCTAATCTTGGAAGAATAACATCAGGTGTTAAACTTATTAACCTTGATGAAGGAATTAAAGTAGCAACAATTGCCAAAGTAAGGAAGCAGCCTGCTGATGAAGATGGTAAGGATGCAGAAGGCTTTGAAGAAGACACAGATAAAACAGTAGAATCTGAAGATTAA
- a CDS encoding alpha/beta hydrolase, with protein MALININYESKKLGMPVMINAIIPQGRGNYKTLYLLHGMGGDYTTWITKSRVADYVDNTDIAVIMISGDNKCFVDNVHGRKYFTFLTEELIETCTNWFGLSCDRKDRYIAGMSMGGYGAVHAALIKPDVYGKVFSYSGLLDIEKRFDNPQGINTYQIFGDREKLSDNQFDIMNCLKEDNFKTNVENYPEFYIRCGLSDQILTMSRQWNKYASDAGLKVNYYETAGSHDFIFWDKCIHETVNIIKDQSYRMEDIYGNSNEC; from the coding sequence ATGGCTTTAATTAATATTAATTATGAATCAAAAAAACTTGGGATGCCCGTTATGATTAATGCAATTATTCCTCAGGGAAGAGGAAATTATAAAACATTATATCTTCTTCATGGAATGGGAGGAGATTATACAACATGGATTACAAAATCCAGAGTGGCAGATTATGTAGATAATACAGATATAGCAGTCATAATGATTTCAGGTGATAACAAATGTTTTGTAGATAATGTTCATGGAAGAAAATATTTTACATTTTTAACAGAAGAACTTATAGAAACCTGTACTAACTGGTTTGGATTATCATGTGACAGAAAAGACCGTTACATAGCAGGAATGTCAATGGGCGGATATGGGGCTGTACATGCTGCACTTATTAAACCTGATGTGTATGGAAAGGTGTTCTCATATTCAGGACTGCTTGATATAGAGAAAAGATTTGACAACCCACAGGGAATAAATACATATCAGATATTTGGAGACAGAGAAAAATTATCAGATAACCAATTTGATATAATGAACTGTCTAAAAGAGGATAATTTCAAGACAAATGTGGAAAATTATCCGGAATTTTACATAAGATGTGGATTATCTGATCAGATTCTTACAATGAGCAGACAGTGGAATAAATATGCATCAGATGCAGGACTTAAAGTGAATTATTATGAAACTGCCGGCAGTCATGATTTTATTTTCTGGGATAAATGCATACATGAGACAGTTAATATAATAAAAGACCAGTCGTACAGAATGGAGGATATATATGGCAACAGTAATGAATGTTAA
- a CDS encoding alpha/beta hydrolase, whose translation MATVMNVNHFSIYLKRNMECTVILPSHIKNDEKLPVLWLYHGGSGDNTAWLYHSPIIEYVDEGRFAAVLPNVQNSCYVNMNIGDKYESYVGKELFNIIMNMFPCFSDKRENNYVSGFSNGGYGCLHIALRYPEKYGTVGAFSAGDKADSEFLNDGSEKSIRRIELYGDGDLHKTEYGITYQADRLIEQKSIKPEIYHACGELDPWIDMNHILRDYFMSHIEYNYVYDEIEQIGHEWKFWREELKRFLEFTGLINN comes from the coding sequence ATGGCAACAGTAATGAATGTTAATCACTTTTCTATATATCTTAAGCGTAATATGGAATGCACAGTTATTCTGCCATCACATATAAAAAATGATGAGAAGCTTCCAGTATTATGGTTATATCATGGAGGCAGTGGTGATAATACCGCATGGCTGTATCATTCACCAATAATAGAATATGTTGATGAGGGCAGGTTTGCAGCAGTACTTCCAAATGTGCAGAATTCATGCTACGTTAATATGAATATTGGAGATAAGTATGAGTCATATGTTGGAAAAGAATTATTCAATATAATTATGAATATGTTTCCATGTTTTTCTGATAAAAGAGAGAATAATTACGTATCAGGATTTTCAAATGGTGGATACGGCTGTCTTCATATTGCACTCAGATATCCTGAAAAATATGGAACTGTAGGAGCATTTTCAGCAGGTGACAAAGCTGATTCAGAATTTCTTAATGATGGAAGTGAAAAGTCAATAAGAAGAATAGAGCTTTATGGTGATGGAGACCTGCATAAAACTGAATATGGAATTACATATCAGGCAGACAGATTAATAGAGCAGAAAAGTATAAAACCTGAAATATATCATGCTTGTGGAGAACTTGATCCATGGATAGACATGAATCATATATTGCGAGATTATTTCATGAGCCATATTGAATACAATTATGTATATGATGAGATTGAACAAATCGGACATGAATGGAAATTCTGGCGTGAAGAATTAAAAAGGTTTTTAGAATTTACGGGATTAATTAATAATTAA
- a CDS encoding fumarate hydratase, which produces MREVNVSIITDNIKEMCIEANHFLTDDMKNVFENAVKKEESALGKQVLGQLEENLKVAGEDMIPICQDTGMAVVFINVGQDVHLTGGDITDAINEGVRRGYVDGYLRKSVVKDPIYRENTKDNTPAVIHFNIVPGDKVDITVAPKGFGSENMSRVFMLKPADGIEGVKEAILTAVKDAGPNACPPMVVGVGIGGTFEKCAYLAKKALTRDLNEESPVEYVRDLEKEMLEKINKLGIGPGGLGGTQTALAINIETYPTHIAGLPVAVNICCHVNRHSHRVI; this is translated from the coding sequence ATGAGAGAGGTTAATGTATCAATAATAACAGACAACATTAAAGAAATGTGCATAGAGGCAAATCATTTTCTCACAGATGACATGAAAAATGTTTTTGAAAATGCAGTAAAAAAAGAAGAGTCTGCACTTGGAAAGCAGGTTCTTGGGCAGCTTGAAGAAAACCTAAAAGTTGCAGGAGAGGACATGATACCTATATGTCAGGATACAGGAATGGCAGTAGTATTTATCAATGTTGGGCAGGATGTCCATCTTACAGGTGGAGATATTACAGATGCAATTAATGAGGGAGTAAGAAGAGGATATGTTGACGGATATTTAAGAAAGTCGGTTGTAAAAGATCCTATCTACAGAGAGAATACCAAAGATAACACTCCGGCAGTAATACATTTTAACATAGTTCCAGGAGACAAGGTCGACATAACAGTTGCACCTAAGGGATTCGGAAGCGAGAACATGAGCAGAGTATTCATGTTAAAGCCGGCAGATGGAATAGAAGGTGTAAAGGAAGCAATACTTACAGCAGTAAAGGATGCAGGTCCTAATGCCTGTCCTCCAATGGTAGTCGGTGTAGGAATTGGAGGAACATTTGAAAAATGTGCATATCTTGCAAAGAAAGCATTAACAAGAGATCTGAATGAAGAATCCCCAGTTGAATATGTCCGTGACTTAGAAAAAGAAATGCTTGAGAAAATCAATAAGTTAGGAATAGGCCCTGGTGGACTTGGCGGAACTCAGACAGCACTTGCAATCAATATAGAGACATATCCTACACATATTGCAGGACTTCCGGTTGCAGTAAACATTTGCTGCCATGTGAACAGACATTCACACAGGGTAATATAA